The following nucleotide sequence is from bacterium.
TATACGCTCAACTTCAAGGCGCGATTTATGATTTCTTGCAGCCTTCAGGTCACTGCGGGTGTGGAGAATGTCACGGACCGGCGATACCGGACCTATGCCTCAGGCATCACAGCTGCAGGACGAAACCTAACCGCGGCCTTACGCGTGACTTTCTGATAATGCATCCCTACTGCTGATCCGGGGGAGGTCGACTCTACGTTTTAACCGTCTGCAGCCCATTTGATTTTTTGCTTTTGTTCTGATCTTTGATTATTGTGGCTTTTACAAGGCATTGCAGGACCTCCTGGAGGTGGTCGATTGCCGCACCATCAAAGCACGAACAGATAAAATGAGCAGTAGATTCGAGGAAAAGTTATTTGCTGTCCGGTGTTTCATCCTCGGGAAAGGATGGACTTACCGTTTTTCATTGTATTATCAACGGATCATGGAGATGAGATTTAACAGCGCCAGACAAGAAGCGTTCCAGTACTTTGTCCATCAGTCAGGAATTCAGCTCAGGGCTAAGAAAACTTGTCTCCGATCTCGGCTGCATAACGATGTCATTGTCAGCGTCTTTGGCTTTCCTGTGATGGCCGATTCAGAAAGAGCGTTCGAGAACATGTTTCACTTTATTGAGGATGACGGCTATTATATTCCATTCGATCCGTGCATTCGCGGATGCATCCTTCCAGACTTTGCCGCTGATCAATCGCGCAGGAGCCGGGAACTCGTCGAGGGCTGCTTTGACGATACCGAAATAAACTGGTTCGGAACTATTTTCATCGCAATCGACCATGGCAAAACCAAGCTGCTAGATCATATTCAGATCGTTCGCAGAATGCTTCCCTGGACGATCGCGAATGAGGGGAAAGTCGTGAGAGATGGCGTCGCTGTATATCAACTCCTTTCCCTACATCCGCAGCTGCGCTCGCACTAACAAAAAATTCAAAGCGTAAACCCATTTCATTTTTGTAATCAACAGTCCGGTTTTGGTATTGGCGGCGGCGAACAACCGGGAATCATCAACGGCAGACCCTTGTTACTATAGTGTATGAGGCGGTCCATGCCGGCGGCATTCTCTGGCACACGGGTTGCATCTGGCTACAGGGCTGGGGATGATTCAGCCGAGGGCGGGCGACAAAGCTGTTTGTCCAAAAACGGCTAAGCGTAAGCCGGGGCAGATGGTCGGCGTTCGATCCCGAAAATGGAACTGCCGTCTGTTGTAAAAAGCAATCAATTTAATTCGACGTTTAGTCGGATGAGGAGCATCCATGAAAAAGAGTATCAATTTGATCTTGTTGCCCGTTCTGTTGCTGACGGGCGGCTTCGCCTTTGCGGATGGTTGGGACGACCGGCGGGATGATTGGCGAAACTATTATGACGCGGGCTCGGTTTTGGGCGGCCAGGTTTTTGATGAGTCTTCAGCCCCTCTGCTCGATGCGGTGATCACAGTCACTCGAATAGGTGTGCCCTCTTTTTCTCTCAGCGATACCAGTAACGACGCCGGCGCCTGGCGGATCGGCAACCTCATGCCCGGCGCCTATATGGTCAAGGCGGAGAAAGAAGAGTACCTCGTTCAGTACTACGACCACAGCGAGTCGCTGCTTCAGGCAGGGGTCATCAACCTGGCCCATAAAGACACGGTGATCAATATTGTCTTTCATCTAAAGCCGGGTGGAGCCATCTCCGGCGCCGTGTACATGGCGGACGGCATCACGCCACTGGCAAAGGCAGAGGTTGCTCTTTACCGGCTGGGTTTGCCTCGCCGTACCGAGAGTGTCAAAATAACCCGTACGGATGCGGCGGGACTCTATCGCCTCAACGGCCTGGCCACAGGCAATTATTTGCTCAAGGCGTCCCGCGAAGGTTATATCGCTGAATACTATCAGGAGGCCACGGCCGGCAATGAGGCTGACACCGTAACGGTGAATGCGCCGGAGGAAAAAACGGGCATTCATTTTACTCTGGATCAAGCCAGCGCGATCACGGGCATCATTACCGCTGAAGCGACCGGCGCGCCCATCCCCAACGCCTGGATCGCGATCTACGAAGCCTCTCCAGTTGGTGACAATCGACGGACTGTCGCGGGTCACGCCCGCAGCGACCAGCTGGGCGTTTATACCCTATCAGTGCCGCCCGGCCAATACCGAGTGAGTGCTGAGGCCTATGGCTATGCGGCCGAATGGTTTGACAACGCAACGGCCATGGATCTGGCCACACCGGTGACTGTCACCGTGGGTATGCACAGCCCTGTCGATTTCGCCCTGGCCGCATGGGGCAGTCTGAGCGGCCACGTGCTTGACGCGGTTACCGGTGCACCGATCGCTGGCGCTGTCATCCGTGTCTATAATGAGGAAAAAAACTTGCACCGGCAGCGATACTTTCAAACCATCAGCAAGGACGGTGGATTCTATGTTTTCACTGGTCTGCCTTCCGGCCGCTATGTGGTGGAAGCGCAAGCTGAAGGATATGTGAAGGAATATTGGCAGTAGGCGGATTCTCTGCGTCAGGCTGACCTGGTGACCATGGAAAGCGGACACAATGTGACCGGCATCGACTTTACCCTGGGCACCGGCGCCGCTGTTCAGGGTCAGGTAACTGATGCGGAGAATGGTCAGCCCATAGCGGGAGCAGCCATCGAGGTGCAATCCGTGCACGGACGCGTGCGAACGCGCGGGCTCACAGATGAAGAAGGCCGGTATCTTATCAGCGGTCTGCCCCCCGGCGCTTACCTGGTCAGCGCAGCCGTTGCCGGCTATCATCTGCAGTGGTATGACAGCGTCGCCGTTCGGCGGGAGGCAAAACAAATACTACTGGCTTCTTCGCAGGTGGCGGACGATATCAATTTCAAACTGGGAAAAATCGAACCGCTGTCGGTCAGTCTCTCCGGGCTGGTGATCGATGACAGCACCAAGCTGCCTTTGCCCGGTGCGCACATTTTAGCCATGCCGGTGTCAAGCCGAGGCCGGATCAGAAGAGCGATCACCGGTGAGGATGGCGTCTATGTGTTGCGCGGTCTGCCGCCGGCCAAGTACTTGCTGCTGATCCATGCGGCCCGATATAAAGCTGAATTTTACGACGACGCCCGCACATGGAAAGAGGCCAAATTGATCGAGGTCGTGGCTGGACAGGAGATCACCGGCATAGACATCGGGCTCAGCCCGCAGCCGGTTGGCGCTTACCAACTGACGGGCCGGGTTCTTGATCAGTCCGGATCAGCCATCGAAGGCGCCCTGATTGTTCTGCAATCCGGGGAAGAGGTGGTAGCCGCTTCGGTTACGGCGGAAGACGGCAGCTATAACGTGGAGGACTTGCCGGCAGACTCTTATGTGGTCTCAGCTTCTGTCGTCGGTTATGAGAGCGCTCCAACGCTGTCCACCGCTCTGAAGCTGGGCAGCACGCTCAATGTCTACGGATTGACGCTGATGACTTTAGCCGGAACCACAGAGGCGGCCAAACCCATCGTTCAGCCTGAGCGGTTTGCGTTGGAGCAAAACCATCCCAACCCCTTTAATCCGTCAACGCAGATCCCATTCACTTTGGCGCAGCCGGGTATGGTTGTTCTAACAGTCTATGACATGCTGGGGCGGGAAGTCAAGCAGCTGGTCAACGGTTCGTTGGCCGCAGGCAAGCACAGCGTTCAATGGGATGGCAGCAACGAGCGGGGTGAGAAGGCGGCCTCAGGTGTTTATTTCTATCGTCTGCAGGCGTTCGGCCATACCCACTCTTTCACTCAACTGCGGCGCATGTTATTGATTAAATAGGCATACAGCCACAGCTTAAAAGGCGCGGGATTCTTCTCGCGCCTTTTTTATGGGCAGCGGGTCAATAGCTGTTTTCACCCTGAAGGACCGACCAGATGGTTTTCAAAATGATCTTGATGTCGAACAGCAGCGACCAGTTTTCGACATAATAGACATCGTACTTGGTGCGTTCGTCGATGGATACATTTCCCCGCAAGCCGTTCACCTGCGCCCATCCGGTCATGCCCGACCTGACGCGATGGCGTTCCAGATATTTAGGAATTCTTTTCTGAAATTGTTCGACAAAATGAGGCCGCTCCGGCCTGGGGCCAACCAAACTCATTTCACCCTTGAGCACATTGAAGAGCTGGGGCAGCTCGTCGAGGCTGAACCGGCGGAGGAACCGTCCGCTCGGCGTGACGCGGGGATCGTGTTTTTGCGTCCAGACCGGACCGGTCTTGGCTTCTGCATCCATGTACATGGTGCGAAATTTCAAACAGTCGAACTCGCAGCCGTCGAGCCCCACGCGTCGTTGCCGGTAGAGCACCGTACCCCGTGATCCCAGTTTGACCGTAAGGGCGATCAGAGCCAGGATCGGCCAGATCATCAGCAGCACCAAGGCGCTGAAAACAAGATCAAAGGTCCGTTTGAACACCCGATTCCATCCTGTAACCGCCGGCTCTTTGATTTTAAACATCGGCACGCCGCCGATCTCCTGAATAGCCATGCGGCTGCTCATCAGCTCCAATGACGGCGGGATCATATAAAAACCGATGTTCAGTCCTGCGCAGGCATTCATGCATTCCTGCACCAGGGTGTCCTCGTTTTTCGACAGGGCGATGAATACCAGGTCAATTTGATACGTCTCCACCAAACGGCGAAGATGGTCCAGAGTGCCCAAACAGGCGAGGCGGCTGGATAGCAGGGGATTGTCGCCGGCATAACCAAGAAGGTCAATGCCAAAGCCGGGATGATGGCGAATCCGTTCCAGCAACGTGAGGCTCCAAGGGCTGGTGCCCACGATCAGGCCTCGGAGCATGTGCTTGCCTTTACGATGCAGGCGGGTTTCAAGTTTCAGCAGCACAAGGCGGACAACGAACAAAAACAGAATCGCAAAGGCCCAGATCAGCGCAAAGACGACGCGGGAGTAGGAAAAGCCGCGGTAGAAAAAAGCGGCCGCTGTGACGATGAGCATGCCCAGGGTTACCCCTTTAAAAATGAGGATCAGTTCATCCACAGCGCCGACGTTCCGGTTCGGACCATACATGCCCAGGGATTTGAGCACAAACGCCCAGATGAGGAAAACAATCAGCGAGCTCAGCACATAGACTTGAAACTCGGGGAATCCCTTGGTCACCGGCACCAGGCTCACCAGCGGCGAGTGAAAGCGCAACCAGTAGGAAAAGAGAAACGCGCCGATGATGGCCCCGGCGTCGGTCGCCAGCTGGATGAATGGGATCAGAAGATCGGTTTTAAATCTGGCGGTCTTCACAGCCGTTCCCGTTGCTGGATCAGTTTATTCATGGCTTTAATAAAGACAGCGGTGTCGAAGCGCAGTGCATGTTTGCGAATCGTTTTGGGATTCGGCTGCCAGCGCGAAAAAGCCTCCACCGCCTGGATGAGATCTTGCACAGTCTGGTTTCGGAAATAAAGGCCGGTGCAGGCGGCAGCAGGTTTTCTGGCGCTGTCCGCCCAGTGGCCGACGATGGTTTCGAGTGAACCGCCTCTGCCGAAAGCGATGACCGGCTTGCCCCAGCACTGAGCTTCCACCGGCACCAAGCCGAAATCTTCTTCACCGGGAAAGATCAGAGCCCGGCAGCGTGCATAACAGCTGTTCAGCTGTTGCGCATCGATCCAGCCGGTGAACTCGATGTTGCGACCGGCCTGAGCTTTGAGCCGTTTTTCCTCCGGTCCGGAGCCGACGATGACCAGCTTTTCGTTCAACCGGTTGAACGCGGCAATGGCCAAGTCAATCCGTTTGTAGGGGGCGAATGCCGACACGATTAAAAAATAGCCGTCGTCTGTTTCCGAGACCTGCGTGTGCTTCGTGGCTACCGGAGGATGCACCACATCGCTGCGGCGGCCATAGTATTTCAGAATACGGCCGGCTACGTGGGACGAGTTGGCGACAAAACGGTCGACGCGGACGCTGCTGGTCACATCCCACATACGCAGGTAATTGGCGAACAAAGGCACCAAACGTTTTTTCAGCGCGTTCATTTTTTCCGGCGCAAAGTATTGGGGATACTGATCCCAGACATAGCGCATGGGCGTGTGGCAATAGCAGAGATGAAACGCATCCGGCCGCGGGATGATGCCTTTCGCCACACAGTGGCTGGAGGAGAGGACCAGATCGTAGGCGCTCAGATCAAACCGCTCCACAGCGGTGGGAAACAACGGAAGATAGCTGCGGTACCTGGTTTTAACGCCGGGCAGATTTTGTATAAAAGAGGTGAAAATGGGCCGGCTTTCGATCGCAGCAGAGACCGATCCTGGAAGGTGCACCAAAGTGTGAATATCCGCATCTGGCAAGAGGCGGCACAGGGTTTCGAGAACTTTTTCTCCTCCTCGCATGCCGGTCAGCCAATCATGAATCAGAGCGACGGCCATAGGATTCATCCGTTCATCTAGATGGTTCTTGGGTTACACCGGCGCCGTAAAGCCTGGTGTACAGTTCGGCTGTGGCGTGCACCATTTTCTCTTCCTGAAAATGGTCGAAAAAAAACTGCCGGCCCTTTTTCGCCAGCCGGCGGGCCAGTTCACGGTCGCGGAGCAGGCGCAGGACCGCCTGCGCCAGCGACTCGGCATCCTGGGGCGTTGCCAGTAGGCCTGATTCGTTGTCCCGAATCGCCTCGGTCACACCGGGGATGGCAAAGGCAGCCACCGGCCGTTCCAGCGCCATGGCTTCGAGCAGGCTGAGCGGCATGCCTTCCCATTCCGAACTAAGGACAAATACGTCCATCAGCGCGATGAGTTCCGGAACATCGCGACGAGATCCAAGGAACCGGACATGATCCTGCAGGTTCAGCTCGCGGGTGTAGGCTTGCAACTCGCCGGCCAGCGGGCCGTCTCCCACCAGCAGGGCGATTAAATTCGGAATTTCCTTCTGCACAATATGCATCGCTTCGAGAAACCACCTCTGGCCTTTTTGCACATGCAACCGTCCGACTGTGCCGATGACCGCAGTTGCAGCCGGAAGGCCGAGTTCTGTTCTTTTGCTCAGGCTGGTGAAAGCAGCCGACAGGGATGGAGCTGGAATGCCGTTGCGGATCAGCACCGCCCGGTCGGCGGGAAAACAGCCTGCAGCAAGGCCCGCCTGCCGATCCGCCTCGGAGACGCAGATGATTTTCTCTGTGCCGATGGCCAAGAGCCGGTCAAGGCTGATAAACATGATCCGTTTCATCCGGCTGCGATAGTGAAGATAATGAATACCGTGCAGCGTATGGATGCGGACCGGCGTTTTCGCAGCCCAGGCCGCCAGCCGTCCCCAAACTCCGGCGATGCCGCCGTGTGTGTGCACAATATCGATCTGCCGTTCGCGCAGCAGCCGACCCATAGCTCGCAGCGTGGATGGCGAGGCGAATTTCGAAATGGCAAAAGGATGAACCGGCACATCGATGGCGCGCAGCTGTTCCGTGAGCGGGCCGTTGTCGGTGCAGGCGACGTGGACAGCAAACTGTTTTCTGTCCAGACCGGAAGCCAACTGCAGCACATGTGATTGTCCGCCGCCGATGGTGGCCTCATTGATGATCTCTAAAATCCGAATACGGCGGTTCATTTCGACACAGCCTGATAGAACAAGAGCCCTTTATTGGAAAGCCAGCCGAGATGTTTTTGATAATAGCGGCGCTGGCTTTGCCGATAAACCGCTCTCAGCCGTGCGCCGGCGGAGCTTGCTCCCAGCACATGGATGATCTCTGCATCCGGAACGGTCATCACGTGCCAGTGACGATCCAGCGCCCGTTTGCATAGATCCTTGTCTTCAAAATACATGAACATTTTTTCATCGAACCCGTTCAATTCGCTGAACAGACTGCGACGGATCATCAGGCAGCCGCCGGTCACCCAACCCACTTGTCTCGGCCGGCGATGCTGTTCGCGTAGGCGCATGCGCAGCGCCTCATCGCCGGCGTTCAATCTTCGATGGATGCAGCGGTCACGAAACTCTTGCCTCAGACTGGGCAGCGCCCCGGCAGCCAATTGAAACCGGCCATCGGGATAGAACACATTGGGTGCGGCGATGCCGGCCTGCGGATGCTGCTGGAAAAAGGCGACCATGCGATCCAAAGCGTGCGGGCGGATCTCCGTGTCAGAATTCAGAAACATCAGCAATTCGCCGCTGCTGATTTTGACCGCTGCGTTGTTCGCTGCGCCGAATCCAAGGTTCGAACCAAGCTCCATGACCCGAACTCCAGGGAACAAGGCGCGGATATGGCCGGCAGAGCCGTCGCTCGAAGCGTTGTCCGCGACGATGATCTCATGGTTCACCTCGGTGCCGACGATCACGGAATGTACGCAGCGCGCGAGCAGTTCGCGCGTGTTATAGCTGACGATGATGATGGACAGGACCACGTCAACCCCGCTTTCCGATGATTTCGACATCCGTCGGGCGGAAAAGCAACCGGCCTGAAGCATTTGTTGTCGTCATTGCCGGAGCTGGGCATAGATGGTCCCTGCTGATGAATAGAACTTGCAGGCCGAAATTGATCGCTTCCGCAAACAGGCGAACCGCCGCTGCACCGATCAATCCGCAGCGAGGGATCAGGAACAGGTTGCCGAGGGTATCTGCAGCCACCACAAGAGAGAAAGTGATCAACACCGCCTTCAGCCTGTTGGCCGCCATCAGGTGCACGGTCAGCGGTGCGCTGAGGAACATAAAGACCAAAGCCAGGCTGAGCAGACGCAGTGCCGGGATGGCAGCGATAAACTCGGCTCCATAGAGCAGTCGGATCAGAGGGCCGGCGGCCGCCAGGATCACGCCGGCGGTCAGGACGCCGGTGATGAGCAGCCAGCACAGGACACGGTGCAGCGCCAACCGGTTCGGCGTCGAGTCGCCCGCCGGATCGCGCGACCAGATAGGAAAGACTGCATCGCTGATCGCAGCCGGCAGGATCATCAACGACACAAGCAGTTTGAACGCGGCGCTGTACAGGCCGACCGCTTGTTTGCCGCTCAGACTCTCCAGTAAAACCGAGTCGATCGACACGTTTACCGTAGCCAGCAGCGCCACCAGAAAAAAGGGGAACGAGCGACGCAGCAGATCCATGATGTCGGCCGGGGTCACGGAGCGGCTGAAACCGATGCATTTGGCGCGAAACAGGCTGATCTCCGCGGCCAGGACCGCGGCTCCGGCAAACACAGAGGCGGCGGCTGCGCCGAACAGGCCCCAGCCCCTGCTGAGAAAGAGCACGCCTGCGCTCAGCGTCAGCAGCGGTGTCAGCGCGTTCATGAAAGAGGACCAATGCAGCTGCTCGTGCGCGTTAAGGATCGCGTTATAGCCGTTGATCCAGGAGACCGTAAAGATCGTCAGTCCAAAAATGAGCGCAGGTTCAACGACGCCGTCAAATCCCGGAAGCGTGAACACCAGGGCGGCGTACAGGGCGTAGGCGAACAGCGCCAGCAGGGTGCGCAGCGCCATGGTGTGCGTGAGCGAGCGCTCGGAAGTAGCCGGCGCCCTGGCCACATCGCGGATGGTCAGGTTCGCCAGACCATAATCGGAGATCATGCCGATCATCACCGCCACGGCGGCGATGTACATATAAGCGCCAAAACCCTCTGGATTGAGCCGGCGCGCGAGAATCATGCTCCAGATAAAGACCGATAGTTTGCCGGCGCCCTGAGAGAACAGGCGCGAGAGCGAATTGCGGAAAAACGTGTTCAACCGGCCGCACTCCGGATGCGGCCGGCGGCCAGCGACAATCCCACAGTCAGCCACATCAGCATGGCGACCTCAGCGTCGCCAAAGTTCCATTCGAACATACCGTTGATCTGAAATCCGATGAATGCGGCCAAAGCTCCCAGTGCGGTTCCCGAGAGCAGCCAGTCATCCGCAGCCAGGCTTCTCAGCGTGATCCACTCGATCGCCAGAATGCGGATAAATAGTCCGAGGATGGCTAAAAGACCGGGGATGCCGAGGATCACGGCGAACATGATCAGATTGTTGTGCAAATGGCCGGCCCGCTCTTTGGCCTGCGGTGATTTATAGGGCTCTGACCGCTTGCCCACCTCACTGTCGCCATAGCCATACAACGGACTGTGTTCGACCATACGCACTCCAGCCTGCCACATATAGGTGCGTTCGATGTTATTCGGATGCCAGGGATCCACCACACTGGTCAAACGCTCCTGCAGCGAGGAGGGCGCTGCCCAAAAAGCCAGCAACACAGCCGGGATCAGAGCGAAAATAAATTTCCACCGGGTAAATAGGATGATAAAAGTAAACCCGGCCAGATAGCCCAACCACGAACTGCGGGTGTAGGTGTAGATCAAGGGGAAAAACATCAGCACCGCGGCAGCCAGGGCGATGCTTCGAACATGGCGTGGTGCGCGGGAAAAGACAAAAGCCAGAGCCAAGAGTCCGTTGATCATCAAAAGACCGCCTGAAGTCATGTAATGATTGAACAGCTTTAGCCGCCCTTCCAGTCCTCCGGGGCCGAGGTGATATTTAACGATGCCGATGACGGCGACGATGGTCATCACACCGAGCAAGCTCAGCAGCAGCCATCGCAACTGCTTTCTGCTCTGCACCGAACCGGCGATCAGATAGACGATGGGGATCAGCAAGGCCCGTTTGACAAAATGCTCCAACGACAGATAGCGGTTTGGAGAAAACAGAGTGGAGATGATCTCCATGGCCAGCCAGACGACGAAAAACCAGTCCAGGGGAGTGCGGGGAAACGGCTTTTTCTTTTCTTTCAGGCACAGACCGATCCACAGGATCACTGCCAGCGTCAGCGCGATCTGGGTTAGAGCGATGGAAAAAGAGGTCGCTGCCGCAAAGAGCAGAAGAAAGAAGGTGAAATAGTGGTTCCAGCTGATTTTTTTCAACGAATACATCCTCCGATAATATAAATAAATTTAGTAATATATGAACAATTGTGCAAGGATTAATTGATCGTGGTTCAGACCAGGCTCTGAAAGCGACGGTTCTTTTTTGGCCCGGTCTTTAAACCCTGCCCAGAAGCGTCGAGTGGATTGGCGGCTGTGAATAAAACGTGTTCCGGGTGTGTTGTTAATGAGGCAGGAAAAATAAAAACTATGGAGCGAAGATGAAACCATTAATAACAGCTCTGTTGATGGCAACGGGCCTGTCGGTCGGACAGGTGACCATGGAGCCTGATAGCTTGAACGAGCATCTGCGGCCGTTCAAACCTTACCTGAACAGGACCTATATAGGCCATTTCGCTCAGGAGCCGGGCCAGCCAGCCGCTACTGATGTCGCCCGCTGGGAGCGCATTCTCAACGGTCAGGCGATCCGTATGCTGCACTCGGTCAATGACGGTGAGTACGGCGGAGAGACCATTCTCTTCTGGGACAAGACCCGGCGAAGCCTGGTCTATTACTACTTTACCACTGCAGGGTTTTTTACCAACGGCACTATGATCCTGGAGGGCGACAAGTGGGTGAGCCATGAAGTGGTGACCAACAACGCCAACGGCATCACCGAGGTGCGCAGCACCAGTCAGTTTCTGCCGGACGGCCGGATGCACACGGTCGCTGAATTCAAACAGAATGGCCAGTGGGTGCACGGACACACCATTGATTACGTCGAGTCTCCGGAGAGCCGGATGGTGTTCAGATAAGCGCGATTCACTGCCCAACGGCCGCAACGGCAAGTCGGGTGTTTATATGATTGCATGGTACTCTCGTGAAGCCGATCAGCACTGGGAGGAAAATTCCAATGTTCAAGCGAAGCAACCGACTGTGTAAAAATAATTGTGTTTGGAATCAGCGGCTTGAAAGGAACAGTCCCAATCGGCGTATAATCCGGTTGGGACTGTCCATTGAGAGAGCTATCTGGGTGGTGGTCTGAGTTAATCCCGCCTATTTTTCATTTGCTTTCAAGTCCTTCAGCACAAATGTGATCCTCATGACAACACGATATTGAGTGATCTTGCCTTTCACCACATCCACTTTTTGATCCTTGATCCAAGCGCCGGTGACGTTTTCCAGCGTTTTATTCGCCCGAGCGATGCCCTGCTCCACGGCATCCTTGAAGCTTTTGGGCGAGGAGGAGATGATCTCTGTGACTTTGGCGATGCTCATGGCTGTCTCCTTGATTTAATGAATGAATGGTTGAGAGTTGGTTTATGACGCCGTTAGGCTAATAAGCGACCTGACCCATGGGTGCATCAGCGGGCAGATGGGTACGAAATACAGTGGTATAATAGAGATTGTTATCCAAAATATCAATTGTTAATTTTTTTCGACCGATGGGTACGGCAACTTTGGGCCGGTTGAAACCGGGCATCATGACGGAGCGGTGCGTTACGCCCCTTGGTGCAGCGACTGTCTCGTGATGGTCGCCCGGCCTGATGCCATTGCCCTGAAAATGCTGGTTTTTCTTGATTACATTT
It contains:
- a CDS encoding glycosyltransferase family 4 protein, which gives rise to MRGGEKVLETLCRLLPDADIHTLVHLPGSVSAAIESRPIFTSFIQNLPGVKTRYRSYLPLFPTAVERFDLSAYDLVLSSSHCVAKGIIPRPDAFHLCYCHTPMRYVWDQYPQYFAPEKMNALKKRLVPLFANYLRMWDVTSSVRVDRFVANSSHVAGRILKYYGRRSDVVHPPVATKHTQVSETDDGYFLIVSAFAPYKRIDLAIAAFNRLNEKLVIVGSGPEEKRLKAQAGRNIEFTGWIDAQQLNSCYARCRALIFPGEEDFGLVPVEAQCWGKPVIAFGRGGSLETIVGHWADSARKPAAACTGLYFRNQTVQDLIQAVEAFSRWQPNPKTIRKHALRFDTAVFIKAMNKLIQQRERL
- a CDS encoding glycosyltransferase family 4 protein, with the protein product MNRRIRILEIINEATIGGGQSHVLQLASGLDRKQFAVHVACTDNGPLTEQLRAIDVPVHPFAISKFASPSTLRAMGRLLRERQIDIVHTHGGIAGVWGRLAAWAAKTPVRIHTLHGIHYLHYRSRMKRIMFISLDRLLAIGTEKIICVSEADRQAGLAAGCFPADRAVLIRNGIPAPSLSAAFTSLSKRTELGLPAATAVIGTVGRLHVQKGQRWFLEAMHIVQKEIPNLIALLVGDGPLAGELQAYTRELNLQDHVRFLGSRRDVPELIALMDVFVLSSEWEGMPLSLLEAMALERPVAAFAIPGVTEAIRDNESGLLATPQDAESLAQAVLRLLRDRELARRLAKKGRQFFFDHFQEEKMVHATAELYTRLYGAGVTQEPSR
- a CDS encoding T9SS type A sorting domain-containing protein — its product is MTMESGHNVTGIDFTLGTGAAVQGQVTDAENGQPIAGAAIEVQSVHGRVRTRGLTDEEGRYLISGLPPGAYLVSAAVAGYHLQWYDSVAVRREAKQILLASSQVADDINFKLGKIEPLSVSLSGLVIDDSTKLPLPGAHILAMPVSSRGRIRRAITGEDGVYVLRGLPPAKYLLLIHAARYKAEFYDDARTWKEAKLIEVVAGQEITGIDIGLSPQPVGAYQLTGRVLDQSGSAIEGALIVLQSGEEVVAASVTAEDGSYNVEDLPADSYVVSASVVGYESAPTLSTALKLGSTLNVYGLTLMTLAGTTEAAKPIVQPERFALEQNHPNPFNPSTQIPFTLAQPGMVVLTVYDMLGREVKQLVNGSLAAGKHSVQWDGSNERGEKAASGVYFYRLQAFGHTHSFTQLRRMLLIK
- a CDS encoding undecaprenyl-phosphate glucose phosphotransferase; its protein translation is MKTARFKTDLLIPFIQLATDAGAIIGAFLFSYWLRFHSPLVSLVPVTKGFPEFQVYVLSSLIVFLIWAFVLKSLGMYGPNRNVGAVDELILIFKGVTLGMLIVTAAAFFYRGFSYSRVVFALIWAFAILFLFVVRLVLLKLETRLHRKGKHMLRGLIVGTSPWSLTLLERIRHHPGFGIDLLGYAGDNPLLSSRLACLGTLDHLRRLVETYQIDLVFIALSKNEDTLVQECMNACAGLNIGFYMIPPSLELMSSRMAIQEIGGVPMFKIKEPAVTGWNRVFKRTFDLVFSALVLLMIWPILALIALTVKLGSRGTVLYRQRRVGLDGCEFDCLKFRTMYMDAEAKTGPVWTQKHDPRVTPSGRFLRRFSLDELPQLFNVLKGEMSLVGPRPERPHFVEQFQKRIPKYLERHRVRSGMTGWAQVNGLRGNVSIDERTKYDVYYVENWSLLFDIKIILKTIWSVLQGENSY
- a CDS encoding flippase; protein product: MNTFFRNSLSRLFSQGAGKLSVFIWSMILARRLNPEGFGAYMYIAAVAVMIGMISDYGLANLTIRDVARAPATSERSLTHTMALRTLLALFAYALYAALVFTLPGFDGVVEPALIFGLTIFTVSWINGYNAILNAHEQLHWSSFMNALTPLLTLSAGVLFLSRGWGLFGAAAASVFAGAAVLAAEISLFRAKCIGFSRSVTPADIMDLLRRSFPFFLVALLATVNVSIDSVLLESLSGKQAVGLYSAAFKLLVSLMILPAAISDAVFPIWSRDPAGDSTPNRLALHRVLCWLLITGVLTAGVILAAAGPLIRLLYGAEFIAAIPALRLLSLALVFMFLSAPLTVHLMAANRLKAVLITFSLVVAADTLGNLFLIPRCGLIGAAAVRLFAEAINFGLQVLFISRDHLCPAPAMTTTNASGRLLFRPTDVEIIGKRG
- a CDS encoding carboxypeptidase regulatory-like domain-containing protein, with amino-acid sequence MKKSINLILLPVLLLTGGFAFADGWDDRRDDWRNYYDAGSVLGGQVFDESSAPLLDAVITVTRIGVPSFSLSDTSNDAGAWRIGNLMPGAYMVKAEKEEYLVQYYDHSESLLQAGVINLAHKDTVINIVFHLKPGGAISGAVYMADGITPLAKAEVALYRLGLPRRTESVKITRTDAAGLYRLNGLATGNYLLKASREGYIAEYYQEATAGNEADTVTVNAPEEKTGIHFTLDQASAITGIITAEATGAPIPNAWIAIYEASPVGDNRRTVAGHARSDQLGVYTLSVPPGQYRVSAEAYGYAAEWFDNATAMDLATPVTVTVGMHSPVDFALAAWGSLSGHVLDAVTGAPIAGAVIRVYNEEKNLHRQRYFQTISKDGGFYVFTGLPSGRYVVEAQAEGYVKEYWQ
- a CDS encoding O-antigen ligase family protein — protein: MKKISWNHYFTFFLLLFAAATSFSIALTQIALTLAVILWIGLCLKEKKKPFPRTPLDWFFVVWLAMEIISTLFSPNRYLSLEHFVKRALLIPIVYLIAGSVQSRKQLRWLLLSLLGVMTIVAVIGIVKYHLGPGGLEGRLKLFNHYMTSGGLLMINGLLALAFVFSRAPRHVRSIALAAAVLMFFPLIYTYTRSSWLGYLAGFTFIILFTRWKFIFALIPAVLLAFWAAPSSLQERLTSVVDPWHPNNIERTYMWQAGVRMVEHSPLYGYGDSEVGKRSEPYKSPQAKERAGHLHNNLIMFAVILGIPGLLAILGLFIRILAIEWITLRSLAADDWLLSGTALGALAAFIGFQINGMFEWNFGDAEVAMLMWLTVGLSLAAGRIRSAAG
- a CDS encoding glycosyltransferase family 2 protein, producing the protein MVLSIIIVSYNTRELLARCVHSVIVGTEVNHEIIVADNASSDGSAGHIRALFPGVRVMELGSNLGFGAANNAAVKISSGELLMFLNSDTEIRPHALDRMVAFFQQHPQAGIAAPNVFYPDGRFQLAAGALPSLRQEFRDRCIHRRLNAGDEALRMRLREQHRRPRQVGWVTGGCLMIRRSLFSELNGFDEKMFMYFEDKDLCKRALDRHWHVMTVPDAEIIHVLGASSAGARLRAVYRQSQRRYYQKHLGWLSNKGLLFYQAVSK